One window of Acanthochromis polyacanthus isolate Apoly-LR-REF ecotype Palm Island chromosome 19, KAUST_Apoly_ChrSc, whole genome shotgun sequence genomic DNA carries:
- the LOC110949569 gene encoding dnaJ homolog subfamily C member 7-like, translating into MAAVDIDVPVETEQQLRNHDDLERQAEGFKEQGNLFYSKKDYSEAFNYYTKAIDASPKNASYYGNRAATLMMLCRFREALEDSQQAVRLDDCFMKGHLREGKCHLSLGNAMAASRCFQKVLELEPSNREAQQENKNATTLLEYERMADFGFEKRDFRKVVYCMDRALALASACHRFKILKAECLALLGRYPEAQSVASDILRMDSTNADALYVRGLCLYYEDCIDKAVQFFVQALRMAPDHEKARLACRNAKALKAKKDEGNQAFKSCSYEAAYQLYTEALTIDPNNIKTNAKLYCNRATAGAKLKKLNQAIEDCSSAIKLDDTYIKAYLRRAQCYMDTEQYEEAVRDYEKVYQTEKTSDHKHLLKTAQMELKKSKRKDYYKVLGVGKNATEDEIKKAYRKRALMHHPDRHSAATPEVQKEEEKKFKEVGEAFTVLSDPKKKIRYDNGHDLEDDGCFDGGDFDANNIFRAFFGGHGGGFSFDSSPDSGPGNFFFQFG; encoded by the exons ATGGCAGCTGTTGACATCGACGTGCCGGTggaaacagagcagcagctccGCAACCACGATGACCTGGAACG TCAGGCTGAAGGCTTCAAAGAGCAAGGGAATCTATTCTACAGCAAGAAGGATTACTCTGAGGCTTTCAACTATTACACAAAGGCCATTG ACGCATCCCCCAAAAATGCCAGTTATTATGGAAACCGGGCAGCCACCCTCATGATGCTCTGTCGCTTTCGAGAGGCACTAGAAGACTCCCAGCAGGCTGTGCGTCTGGATGACTGCTTCATGAAG GGGCATCTACGTGAAGGCAAGTGCCACCTTTCTTTGGGAAATGCCATGGCAGCCAGTCGCTGCTTTCAGAAGGTTCTGGAGCTGGAGCCCAGCAACAGAGAAGCTCAGCAAGAG aataAGAACGCAACAACACTGCTGGAGTATGAGCGAATGGCAGATTTCGGCTTCGAGAAGCGGGACTTCAGAAAG GTGGTGTACTGTATGGACCGGGCCTTGGCTTTGGCTTCTGCCTGCCATCGCTTCAAAATCCTTAAGGCAGAGTGTCTTGCTTTGCTGGGACGCTACCCTGAAGCCCAGTCTGTTGCAAG tgataTCCTGCGAATGGATTCCACAAATGCAGACGCGTTGTACGTACGAGGACTGTGTCTCTACTACGAGGACTGCATCGACAAAGCAGTACAGTTCTTTGTCCAGGCTCTGCGCATGGCACCTGACCATGAAAAGGCGCGACTAGCCTGCAGG AATGCCAAAGCCTTAAAAGCCAAGAAAGATGAGGGCAACCAGGCATTTAAGAGCTGCAGCTATGAAGCCGCCTACCAGCTGTACACTGAGGCGCTGACGATAGACCCCAACAACATCAAGACCAACGCTAAACTCTACTGCAACAGAGCCACGGCAGGAGCAAAG CTGAAGAAACTTAATCAAGCCATTGAAGACTGTAGCAGTGCAATCAAACTAGATGACACTTACATCAAGGCCTACTTAAGAAGAGCTCAGTG TTACATGGACACGGAGCAGTATGAAGAAGCTGTGCGGGACTATGAAAAAGtttatcagacagaaaaaaCCTCAg ATCACAAGCATCTGCTGAAGACGGCACAGATGGAGCTGAAGAAAAGCAAACGGAAAGATTACTACAAGGTGCTGGGGGTCGGCAAGAACGCCACAGAGGATGAGATTAAAAAAGCTTACCGCAAACGCGCCCTCATGCATCACCCAG ATCGTCACAGTGCAGCGACTCCAGAAgtgcaaaaagaggaggaaaagaaattCAAGGAAGTGGGTGAGGCCTTCACTGTCCTCTCCGACCCGAAGAAGAAGATCCGCTATGACAACGGACACGACCTGGAAGATGACGGCTGCTTTGATGGTGGAG aCTTTGATGCAAACAACATCTTCAGGGCTTTCTTTGGTGGCCATGGTGGAGGATTTAGCTTCGATTCCAGTCCAG ACTCTGGTCCTGGTAATTTCTTTTTCCAGTTTGGTTAA